The window AGTTTGTCACATCCAGTTTGTTAACCTATCATAGTGCTATGATGTTAACATCATAGTGCTAGCTATTTTGGTGGTTAATCGTATGCCAAACTACACACATTGCATTTTATTTTTCCTGTGAGTGACAGTTGCATAGAACAACACCGCACGTATTTACACACACGTGGTGACCCAACCACCTTTGGCTGATGTGGGGAAAAATATCACATTTATTTATAACCAACTTTCACTCCGTAAGAAGCATTGCTTACGTGGGTCATAAACAATCCAAGGGGCAAGTTGAACCATCATATATTCACAGTGGTTAGCATCTGTAGCATGCAACCAGCACATTCAAAGCGTGCTGCTTTTAGGCAGGATAATGTGTCCAAAAAAGAGTTCCTGCTAAACAACAATATAAAGAAACAAGTAAATGCAGTGCTCAGTAGAGCAACTTACATGGAATCAATGTTGCATGTACGTAGATTATTACAGCAATACATGTCATGActatgtgaaaaaaaatgaacaaaaatgtcATCTTATTTCGCACTACTGAACCAAGCTGCTGTAAGTAGTTCAAACCTGtcacaaaaaaaattttgaaaccTGAATAATAGTCAGCATCATGAGTGGTCCGTAGTACACTGCCTAACTTATTGGAATTAACATAGCCATGGCATTGCTGCAGGTCGCATTTGAATCAACGTAAGCCAGGCTGAATATTGCACTGTAAAGTTCGTTCAGCAATCATGCAGGCAGCCTTCAGGGCACTTGCAGCAAACATACAATGCAATATACTCTACAGTGTCAGTGCACTTATGCAGTAAACAATAATGCTCCATACTCAAAAGTTGTGGCTGGAAGCCATACTCATGAAAGGTAACATTAACTAAAAAACGCATTCTCATCCATAAACATACACTTTCTCGAAGACGTAAACACATGTTTTTAGACCCTACGTCCATAACAGAGTCACGTAATCACGTGCTTCAGAGTGTCGTTATAAAATAGTTAAAAATTGACCAGAAACTCCTAAGAAGTCTTATTACAATAACTAAGGCAAATCATACTGCTATCAAAAGTGAGCCGAAGACACGATGAGTTTACACAGAACGGGACATTAAATTCTACGCAGCAATGTCATGTGTTAGCAATCGGTGTTCTAGTATTGTGGTCGTTATATGCAGTTCCTTGGAGCTCAAgaaatctgcaaatgtcattgtCAGAAAAAAAGTTGAATTTTTTAGTCATATTATGTCTCATAATTGGAGCCCTTTCAAATTCTGGATATTTGGCTACAATTTCGCATTGCGGTGCAGCTCGTTAATGTATCGCTTTTTCTATAAAATGGCTGTAAAATACTTGTTGAATTTTCCTACATCATATAGACGCGGGCCCGATCCCATTTAAAGAGGAAACATAGCTAGAAAAAGCTTGAATGAGGGTAGTTTTATTTACAAGCTGCTCAGGCGAGGGGTGCCTCATCACTTCCAGCAGTCCACAGGGATCCCCAAAATATGCAAGTAATGCAAATCGTTTCTTCTGTCCTGAAAATACTCATGGCTGAGAAACTCTGCTCTGGTAGAATACATTTGAAGACAgaactgctccccccccccccccccgcaaaacaCATCCTCTTCAAAGCGTACCAATCACAGTAATTAAAGTAATGATAATAAGCTGACACATACTCCAATGGCTTACATAGAAAGAGTTAATAGGATGTTCACTAAAGGCAGCAAAATTAACACAGAGCATACAATCACAATGGCACACTCTGGGCCAGACGGTCCCGCAGCTTTGCTGCCAACGTAGGTTTGTGGCCAACATCAACTGGCTCACTGGAAAATATGCCAAGGTTGCTGTTTGAAATGTCACTATCTTCtaacacatcggcatgtctgCGGGCAAGGTTGTACAGCACACAGGCTGCCATCACAATTTCCACAGCCTGCGGAATGCTGTTAACATCGATCTTGTCCAATCGCCAAAAACGTCCCTTCAGCAGGCCGAATGCTATTTCAATAACAACGCGTTGCTTGGAGTGCACACGGTTAAACTTGCTCATCCACGGCTGCCAGCTGCTTGTGACGTGGCGGTAAGGTGGCAGCAGCCACGGAAGCAGAGGGTACGCAGCATCCCCCAAAAGATATCCACCTGCCAATGCACATGGATGTTACTTCGGAGTGCCAATTATAATGAGTTATTACAAACATATAAAGTGTGTACTCTTAACATTATTCTCTTGCTTACGCTCCAGAACAGGGGTTGTTTAGCTACCCTAGCGCAACAAAACTCAATCAAGGCCACCGTCAGCCAAACAAACCTGTAGAAATTGCGATCTTATTCGATTGAATATTACTTATTCGCTCACCGTCGTATCTCGACGCTGCCTCTTCGAATAGAAAACTCTCCTCCAACACCCTGGCGTCGTGTGCTCTGCCTGGAAAGCCAACGAATACGTCAGTGAACACCATGTCGGCATCACAAACAGCCTGGAGAATGATGGAGTGGAACTTCTTCCTGTTGTAGTAGTCCTCCTCACACACTGTGGGTCTTGTGATGCGAACATGGCATCCATCAATGGCACCGATGACGTCTGGCAGGCCAGCCTCGACGCCGTCACAACGACCAAGCGCGCGAAACGCACGCTTATTTCGTGCAGCCTCCTCGTCGTTAGGCCAGCGTATTTCTCTTTCGCTTATGGACAGCAGAAAGTCCAAAACGCGGCGTATCGCAACGTGCACCGTCGACTCGCTGACACCAACTTGTCGCCTATAGCATTCATGGACCACTGCGTGCCCAGGTACGTCAGGGCAATCAGCATAGTCTTCAATGCTGTTATTTTCTGTCTTCCGCGCCCACCGCGAGGATAGTATGAGGAAGACTCGAAGTCGGCCGTGATCACCTCAGTGGTGCACCTCTGTAAACGGAACAGCCTTCGGAACTCTTCGTCACTGTAGCTGTCCACCACGCTTTCTACATACAGCCGCACCCGGTGTCGGTCTTCCCTCATAATTTGTGCGACAAGCACGGCAGCAACGGTGAGATCTGAAGTCTCCTCCAGTTCTTCCTCCGACATTTCGCCGTCATCGTCATCTGAAACCAGCACGTCTGCGACAAGCTTAGCGAGCGCGGCAAAATTTGCTTTCACGGCAGCCATTTTCGCAGCAATCGGCGGTGTCGCTGGCGATACGGCGAGCACCTGGTCACCAAAAGTCCTGACCTCGCGGCCCGGGACCACTCGCATCACGTGACAAATGACGCCGATCCCGTCCGGGGGTGACGGACTGGCTCGGGACTtcgtaaatcgatgaagctcagtgGATGCTACGTTTCGCGTGCTCCTCTTCAAGATTGGTCGATCGCATTGCCGCCGCTGCTGGCGACGCCGCCGGAGTCACGCGGAAGCTGCCGCCCGCTtcaccatagagaaagaagaagaccaaaaggaaccttgccaagGAACCTTGCCGCTTTTGGCCGTGTAATTGCGGTCTGTGTTGATTACGAAATCCGATCCGGATTGGCCCTGATCGCAATGAAAGAGCCTGCAAGGAGGAAAGACACTTCAAAGTGCAGTCGCGCATTACGGTCTGTTAAAAAGACCGACAGAATGCCAAAATTAACGCTCCCTTCATTTTATACGGGCGACAGACGCCCAGGCACTAGATTCCTAACTCTCCAAAAGCAACAAGTGTTGCGGTGTTTACGTCCATCGTCCCGCATCGACGGCGCCGTTCATTTCAAGAATATCGTTAGAGCGTAATCTTTATGCTTTCGTGAAAAATGTCAACAATTAGCATTTGGCTTACCGATGCTGCTCTAGAAGAAGTCTTCGGTGACAAATGTGCACTGCAAACCTTCATTGGCGGCGTCACAGGCTTGCCACCCACTCCTTCTTGAGTCGCACGTCCAGCGGAAACGAACGAATGCTTATCTCATCCTTCACCGCTCTGTTCGTGCACTGAGGCACGCAACACATCCTGTTGCTTTCTGATTTTTTTGCCATCGCGTGCATGAAAGTTGGTAAGAAACGAGAACCCCACCTGGCTCCACTCCTCAACGGATCATCTCTGAGATTTTGTTCTCACCGGCGGCTAGGTGGcgcgaccacagaacacctaccacatccataaatagacgtagccacgagtgccgagcccattcagacatagagtatattaacatgcagggtggtaggaacaggctgaagtgggaagagatagaagaacagctaagggaagagaggccaatggtatacggttttgtagaaacacatttcagggacatggaacaacctccgaacaatccggactacgcgtgggcatattgtaatagaacagaaggcagcagaaaggggggtgggattggggcattcattcataaaagtacagactgccaaagggtcaagcaggagtgcaaggaacatttatggctaaaagggaaagtggcaggtcaaatgacactccttggtttcgtgtacttgtggacgggagcaaaggccagagaggaaaaccaggcaatggtagagtgtatattaaaggacattcaggagttaggaagagagtgcgagataattatactaggagacatgaatgcgcacatagaagatatagattggCATACCGACCCgataggcaaaatgatcatggatatgtgtgaaaggcttgatttgatcatttgcaacagtaccgagaagtgtgaagggcaaataacatgggaggtaggaaggctgcagtcgacgatagattatgcactgatgtcacataggatgtatgataagctcaggggaatgcacatagatgaaggtggctccagaagtctgggtagtgatcacaaacgtatcaagctaagttttggaagagcagtgaaagtgggaaggagacaagatgagcaactacaggaaaatttttattcagaagggcaaattgaaatagccactaaacaaattgagaaagtaatcacggaggataataagacagtgtggacatacacgaatctaattagactctttgagctagagcttgctaagacgcgtaacaagtcaccacggaaaagaagacacaaacccaaaagttggtgggatgaggaagttaagagagccatagcaaaacgtcgggaagcctttagagaacacagacatgctaagcagctgggtgaaccgacagatgatgttgaaagaaaatgggaaacgtttctaagctgtagaagggctccatcccttctgatcaatgaaaagattagaagaaagggagctcagtggctggcagaagtacataaaaaagatagaaaggcagctgcgaaattttggaaccatttaaactccctaagaaatgagacgagcctagagcagagttttataactacagcccaaggtgccaggctagaaggggacgaagctattgaatatataagaacaagggtgacagaaaaatttcaacaaagaagtactttatgcaccacaatagacaaggacgaatcaagtggtgcaatggctccattttcacaacgagagtgggaaagggctgagaaaagggtctctagtagtacatcaacaggcccagatggcattctaattaGGCTAATAaatacattaggtccgaagtctaagcaggctttgagagaggcagtgagcaaaataataatcgatggtgaagttcccgatggatggaaactgagcaggatgagcatgatctataaaggaaagggggacaaagctgacataaacaactaccgtcctataacagtgacatcagtggtctacaggctggcgatgcagattataaaggaaagactgcaggcatggatagaagatgagggggtgctgggggaactgcagaatgggttttggaaacacaggaggttggaagacaatctgttctcattgacgcagtgcatcaaaatagcagaaaaggaacacaggccccagtggctagcattcttggatatcaagggagcgtacgatagcgtggttcaagaggaattgtggggaatactggacacactaggcgtggaacaagtagtcactaatctttgaaaggatatctataaaggtaacaaggtagttatacaGTGGAAAAAACATGTATCCAAGCCtccagaggtaaaacaggggcttaggcaggggtttcccctgtcacccttattattcatgatgtacctacaaggattagaggccaaattagaggcaagtggactgggtttcaacctttctttcgtcaaacaagaaaaactcattgaacaggcactaccagcattgatgtatgcagatgatatagtgctaatggccaacaacaaggaagatttgcagagattgatggacatctgcggtaatgagggagataggttagatttcagattcagtaaggaaaaatcagcagtcatgattttcaatgacaacgaaggtagtgagcttaggatacaggaggtcacgctatagatagcagataaatacaaatatctgggcgtatggataagcaatgggactgagtacctgagggaacacgaaatatacgtgacgactaaagttAACACGAATGCTGCAGTGATGAAaagtagggcactgtggaattacaataggtatgatgttgtgagaggaatatggaaaggggtcatggttcctgggctgacgttcggcaatgcggtcttgtgcatgagatcagaagttcaagcaagattagaaattaaacaacgtggtaaaggtaggcttgctttaggagctcacgggaatacaccatttaccaaatcagggagtacaaggtgatatggagtggacatcatttgagggcagggaagctagcagcaagataacatttgagaagcgattgagagaaatgaaggaggagcgttgggctacgaAGGTTTTCagatacttgtacatgaagaatgtcgatacaaaatggaggaagcgaaccaggaagttaaccggtaaatacttagaaaacagcaggtaaccaaaccaaaaagaactatcggttaagaagaaagtgaaggaaacggagactgacatgtggaaaatgggtatgattaagaagtccgcactagagatctatcgaacttttaagcagaaaaattgccaaggaaaggatctatgataatactcggggtagttctctactgtttgaggcaaggacgggagtacggcgaaccaagacatatcgggtcaaatacgaaagggtagatacagtatgcagtgcgtgtggagaggaagaaactgccgaacacttgataatgttctgtaaagggcttcaccctatagttcaggatgatggcgcagagttttcaaagcactggggtttagggaccgggagggaaaaatagacgatagttatagcgcgagagcaaaacgacgacacagagacaagaaggacacgaaagacacgagcgctaacttctttcgtgtccttgttgtctctgtgtcgtcgttttgttctcgcgctataactatcgtcatgccataccaactagcccaagctgccacacttctaaggcaaaatagactttaagcaagtagacttaactagaaggaggttatctgattggtggctaatgtcaaggcacgagtgaaaattaaactcttcactgcaaagtacaaatcctcaaactcactttttaagggaaaaaaaaatatagttctGAGTTCATTAaaattacggcttggtggcgctagccaccgcacgatctaaagagtacagccatacctatccatccatctatccatccaaccAGTTTGGCGCGACCACACCTAtttccacggaggaaggaaaaaggtaaggagagggcatgcccagccgacgcagggcgtaaaaaatgtggcggaaatgacatcatggcggccatattcagtaggcgcgatggcggcgttgttatggttacgtgttgcgcagtgaagccggTCTAGCagttgagcggccgcggctggcggcggaatgtgtgcctccgccggtctcgtgctgagccgtggcggacaatatctgtgctcggcgcggcgttattggttacgcagtgttcgtgtggctgttacattactcttagcaacgtttacaaatctctttgtccatcacgggttttcaacagtgcgtagaacaagtgcatatccatgtgtcgtgcggcggatgaagcagttagtgttcagcgaaatggcgttgggcaccatgacgaagctgaatgacgacgaacgccttgcaggtcagtgacggttgagcagtgctcctgcttgtgacaacggacgacgctgttgagcccagcaagacgccgtgaggaccatgtgcacatacgtagtttcgtgttgtgtgtgtacagtaacaacttgcatgtgcgtattaaaacaccttttctgttccgcttggtacactctccaccagcattgcatgtaatctcaacgtaacagcaaccacgttcaactgtca of the Rhipicephalus microplus isolate Deutch F79 unplaced genomic scaffold, USDA_Rmic scaffold_12, whole genome shotgun sequence genome contains:
- the LOC119168188 gene encoding uncharacterized protein LOC119168188 isoform X1 → MVFTDVFVGFPGRAHDARVLEESFLFEEAASRYDGGYLLGDAAYPLLPWLLPPYRHVTSSWQPWMSKFNRVHSKQRVVIEIAFGLLKGRFWRLDKIDVNSIPQAVEIVMAACVLYNLARRHADVLEDSDISNSNLGIFSSEPVDVGHKPTLAAKLRDRLAQSVPL